From Weissella diestrammenae, a single genomic window includes:
- a CDS encoding aureocin A53 family class IId bacteriocin gives MAVILDALAAAGSTVLNWGKNNIGTIIKWLNAGQAIDWIINKIKQILHIK, from the coding sequence ATGGCTGTAATATTAGACGCACTAGCTGCTGCTGGGTCAACGGTATTAAACTGGGGGAAAAACAATATTGGTACCATCATCAAATGGTTAAATGCTGGCCAAGCTATTGATTGGATTATCAACAAAATCAAGCAAATTCTACATATTAAATAA
- a CDS encoding PH domain-containing protein encodes MIQLSVNKQVVYYELTRCIFSMFSGLIIISCVAYFFKSIAVLHFGIFGIFCLDVGNGVKRLLMRRAYRMRVTDSQIGIQQGIWIHKELVIYRDKIFALNYKQSMVQKWFGLTMIQIRTTGLTYATPVVKSDSMLIEQLGLVYAKK; translated from the coding sequence TTGATACAATTATCAGTTAATAAACAAGTCGTTTACTATGAATTGACCCGATGCATATTTTCAATGTTTTCTGGCTTAATTATCATTAGTTGTGTGGCATATTTTTTTAAATCAATTGCCGTACTCCACTTTGGTATATTTGGCATTTTCTGTTTAGATGTTGGCAACGGTGTAAAACGATTATTAATGAGACGTGCTTATCGGATGAGAGTTACTGACTCTCAGATTGGCATTCAACAAGGTATTTGGATACATAAAGAATTAGTCATTTATCGGGATAAAATATTTGCATTAAATTATAAGCAAAGTATGGTTCAAAAATGGTTTGGGTTGACGATGATTCAAATTAGGACAACGGGGTTAACATATGCGACGCCAGTGGTTAAATCTGATTCAATGTTGATCGAACAGCTGGGGTTAGTATATGCAAAAAAATAG
- the rlmD gene encoding 23S rRNA (uracil(1939)-C(5))-methyltransferase RlmD — MAKFKAPVIKNQEFEAEVVDLTYQGMGVVKFEDFPVFVVDAIPGEVVRVGITKVQTNFAFGRVIKRLKESDDRNHNVDQATLTTGIAPLANLTYAAQLRFKQNQIEQLFKKMHIDVPVNETIGMENPIGYRNKAQVPVRTVRGELTTGFYRRNSHILVPIEDYYIQDPEIDKAIVVIRDLMRRYQLDAYDEATHSGEIRTVMVRRGYYSHEMMVVIVTRRNKLPVAELLIEGIKQALPEVKSIIQNVNSEKTNVILGKTNKTLWGADYISDTLFGKTFEIGPMSFYQVNPQTTEVLYGLAVEKAALTGDEMVIDAYSGIGTISLSVADKVKEVIGVEIVPGAVADAKRNAKINGIDNVKFELGKAEEKMVEWQAADVKPDVIFVDPPRKGLTPELITAATEMQPKKIVYISCNPATLARDAAQLIESGYQIDGAVQPIDQFPQTTHIESVTVFLKK, encoded by the coding sequence ATGGCAAAATTTAAAGCCCCAGTAATCAAAAATCAAGAATTTGAAGCAGAAGTTGTTGATCTAACGTACCAAGGAATGGGCGTCGTCAAATTCGAAGATTTTCCAGTTTTCGTAGTGGATGCTATTCCTGGCGAAGTTGTTCGTGTGGGGATTACCAAGGTTCAAACAAATTTCGCATTTGGACGTGTCATCAAACGTTTAAAAGAATCAGATGATCGTAACCATAATGTTGATCAAGCAACGCTAACAACGGGAATCGCCCCATTAGCAAATTTGACATATGCAGCTCAGTTACGATTTAAACAAAATCAAATCGAGCAATTGTTTAAAAAAATGCATATTGATGTGCCAGTCAATGAAACCATTGGGATGGAAAATCCAATCGGTTACCGGAATAAGGCTCAAGTCCCAGTTCGAACTGTTCGGGGTGAGCTGACAACCGGATTTTACCGGCGTAACTCGCATATCCTAGTACCAATTGAAGATTACTATATTCAAGATCCAGAAATTGATAAGGCAATTGTCGTGATTCGCGACCTCATGCGCCGCTATCAGTTGGATGCTTATGATGAAGCGACTCATTCTGGTGAAATTCGAACGGTTATGGTTCGTCGTGGATATTACAGTCATGAAATGATGGTTGTCATTGTGACGCGTCGTAATAAACTACCAGTGGCAGAATTGTTAATTGAAGGGATTAAGCAAGCCTTGCCTGAAGTAAAGTCAATCATTCAAAATGTTAATTCAGAAAAGACTAACGTTATTTTGGGTAAGACGAATAAAACGTTGTGGGGTGCAGATTATATTTCAGACACGCTCTTTGGTAAAACGTTTGAAATTGGACCAATGTCATTCTATCAAGTTAATCCACAGACAACAGAAGTGCTATATGGTTTAGCAGTTGAAAAAGCGGCATTGACTGGTGATGAAATGGTGATTGACGCTTATTCTGGAATCGGAACCATTTCATTGTCAGTTGCTGATAAGGTTAAAGAAGTTATCGGCGTTGAAATTGTACCGGGTGCCGTTGCGGACGCAAAACGTAATGCAAAAATTAACGGTATCGATAACGTCAAATTTGAGTTGGGTAAAGCAGAAGAGAAAATGGTTGAATGGCAGGCGGCAGATGTCAAACCTGATGTCATTTTCGTTGATCCACCACGTAAAGGATTGACGCCTGAATTGATTACCGCTGCGACGGAAATGCAGCCAAAAAAGATTGTTTATATCTCATGTAATCCTGCTACGCTTGCACGGGATGCGGCGCAATTGATTGAATCTGGTTATCAAATTGATGGTGCCGTTCAACCAATTGATCAGTTCCCACAAACAACGCATATTGAATCAGTCACTGTTTTCTTGAAAAAGTAG
- a CDS encoding ABC transporter ATP-binding protein, with translation MNFIQACLGDYDTFIFDEPTSGVDVESAVIMMKIIKEIKSRGAAILLTSHNIEELQEASDYIYFINQGVIEQAGTVKEILSYSRHDATVEYVLVPQSIEKMAAYLDESAENDYYIHENVIVMAFSNINAMNCFLKSLVFNNIILIEIYQSNKKLKDVLFAAD, from the coding sequence GTGAATTTTATTCAAGCTTGTTTGGGTGATTATGACACATTTATTTTTGATGAACCGACATCTGGTGTCGATGTAGAATCCGCTGTAATAATGATGAAAATAATAAAAGAAATTAAGTCCCGAGGCGCAGCAATTTTGTTGACTTCGCATAACATTGAGGAACTACAGGAAGCTAGTGATTATATTTATTTCATTAATCAAGGTGTGATAGAACAAGCGGGTACGGTCAAAGAGATTTTAAGTTATTCACGTCATGATGCTACGGTTGAATATGTATTAGTACCTCAATCGATTGAGAAAATGGCTGCATATTTAGACGAAAGCGCAGAAAATGATTACTATATTCACGAAAATGTCATTGTCATGGCTTTCTCAAATATAAATGCGATGAATTGTTTTTTAAAGTCACTGGTATTCAATAACATAATTCTGATTGAGATTTATCAATCCAATAAGAAACTGAAAGATGTTCTTTTTGCAGCAGATTAA
- a CDS encoding ATP-binding cassette domain-containing protein: MIEVKGLDKSFHGNQILNGINLKVDNGRITALIGKNGAGKSTLIGCVCHYFEIDAGSILNADVSVMPDVDNLYRDMTGRQFLKYMTRIKRKGTFDYLSMVKRLGIVEELDNKIKSYSFGMK, from the coding sequence ATGATAGAGGTCAAAGGATTAGATAAAAGTTTTCATGGAAATCAAATTTTAAATGGTATCAATCTTAAGGTTGATAATGGGAGGATTACCGCATTAATTGGGAAAAATGGTGCTGGTAAATCAACATTAATTGGCTGTGTTTGTCATTATTTTGAAATTGATGCGGGTAGTATTTTAAATGCAGATGTATCCGTTATGCCAGATGTCGATAATCTATATCGTGATATGACGGGACGGCAGTTTTTGAAATATATGACACGTATTAAAAGAAAAGGGACTTTTGATTATTTAAGTATGGTGAAGAGATTAGGTATTGTTGAGGAATTGGACAACAAGATCAAATCGTATTCATTTGGGATGAAATAG
- a CDS encoding helix-turn-helix domain-containing protein: protein MKNFKQEQVAERLNLSRQSLSKWENNHSLPDVHTLYELCNLYGLSIEKFLIENANENTGGLS from the coding sequence ATGAAAAATTTTAAGCAAGAACAGGTGGCTGAACGACTAAATCTATCACGACAAAGTCTCTCTAAATGGGAAAATAACCACTCGCTTCCAGATGTTCACACATTGTATGAATTGTGCAATTTATACGGCCTTTCAATTGAAAAATTTTTAATTGAGAATGCAAATGAGAATACGGGAGGGTTAAGTTGA
- a CDS encoding bifunctional folylpolyglutamate synthase/dihydrofolate synthase gives MIDDYPAAIALIHGRHKWQKTNTFARIAALLAQLGNPQKGLKYIHITGTNGKGSVAKMTASMLQAHGLNVGLFTSPFIMRFNERIQINGEPIPDATLTRIMQRIEPILQQMDATFTDGGPTEFETLTAAMFVYFSEQDVDVVVLEVGIGGTWDTTNIIKDKLVSVITTIGLDHQKILGQTMPEIAEQKAGIIHKNRPTIIGKLPEAAQAVIQQAAGELFVLGQDFSSSNGQIQRPWGQSFDFSDRYGEIADIFLDLMGDYQQDNAAVAIETVWVVMQALGRSINVANMREALTTVQWPARFEKVSVQPLIVLDGAHNPAGIAALSSTLQTHFSNRTIYLMVGVLADKNYPLMLHELAQISGVKLSVVGFQAPNQRESIDPHQIQIDFPELKVTTFDDWHIGVQTIISEMDLAQDMIVVSGSLYFVSEIRTWLMQKK, from the coding sequence ATGATTGATGATTATCCAGCGGCAATTGCATTAATTCATGGCCGGCATAAATGGCAAAAAACAAATACATTTGCGCGGATTGCAGCCCTGCTCGCACAACTGGGTAACCCACAAAAAGGGCTAAAATACATTCATATTACCGGTACCAATGGTAAAGGTTCGGTTGCCAAAATGACAGCATCAATGCTACAGGCACATGGGTTAAATGTTGGCCTATTTACGTCACCATTTATCATGCGATTTAATGAGCGAATTCAAATCAATGGCGAGCCAATTCCAGACGCAACACTAACGCGGATTATGCAACGCATTGAACCGATTTTGCAACAAATGGATGCCACCTTTACTGATGGTGGCCCAACTGAGTTTGAAACGTTGACGGCAGCTATGTTTGTGTATTTTTCTGAACAGGATGTGGATGTCGTTGTTTTAGAAGTCGGCATTGGTGGCACTTGGGACACGACGAATATCATTAAGGATAAACTGGTTTCAGTGATTACAACGATTGGCTTAGATCATCAAAAAATTCTTGGGCAAACAATGCCTGAAATTGCTGAGCAAAAGGCCGGTATTATTCACAAAAATCGACCTACGATTATTGGAAAATTACCAGAAGCAGCTCAAGCTGTGATTCAGCAAGCGGCGGGCGAACTATTCGTGTTAGGTCAAGATTTCAGCAGTTCAAATGGTCAAATTCAACGTCCTTGGGGACAAAGTTTTGATTTCTCAGATCGGTATGGTGAGATAGCCGATATTTTTCTTGATTTAATGGGCGATTATCAACAGGATAATGCAGCAGTTGCAATTGAGACTGTTTGGGTCGTGATGCAAGCATTAGGGCGATCAATCAATGTCGCGAACATGCGAGAAGCGTTGACAACGGTTCAATGGCCAGCTAGATTTGAGAAAGTTAGTGTGCAGCCATTAATCGTTTTAGATGGTGCACATAACCCAGCGGGGATCGCAGCACTTTCGTCAACTTTACAAACGCATTTTAGCAATCGAACGATTTATTTGATGGTCGGGGTATTAGCTGATAAAAATTATCCGTTGATGTTGCACGAGTTAGCGCAAATTTCTGGTGTGAAATTAAGTGTTGTTGGTTTTCAGGCACCAAATCAACGAGAATCAATCGATCCACATCAAATTCAAATTGATTTTCCAGAGTTAAAAGTAACGACTTTTGATGATTGGCACATTGGCGTGCAAACAATAATCAGTGAGATGGATTTAGCTCAGGATATGATTGTTGTTTCAGGTTCGCTATATTTTGTATCGGAGATTCGAACGTGGTTGATGCAAAAAAAGTGA
- a CDS encoding Gfo/Idh/MocA family protein translates to MGLKLGIIGTNWITKMFVEAAMETQKYQLHAVYSRHQTTGEAFANEFSHEIPVFTNLDTFLQSGIEVVYIASPNRLHFEQVKAALNAGIEVIVEKSAFDNVQQYEEIYSLLQQHPKQHLFEAARHVHQDNFKAIEAQVAKMPHISGATLVYEKYSSRFDAYLAGEVPNVLSPEFSAGALTDLGIYPLYAAIKLFGLPKEQFYFATMLTTGSDGRGTVILRYDDFDVTLIFGKGANSYLASEILGYRDTITIDNIAELNDIQYNDGQGEIVQLGQHAPANPMVAEAEKFAAIMLNPEANQVIYDKLILLSQRVNLVLTKLRQSAGIQFPTD, encoded by the coding sequence ATGGGATTAAAGTTGGGGATCATTGGGACGAATTGGATTACCAAAATGTTTGTTGAAGCAGCAATGGAAACACAAAAATATCAGTTGCATGCAGTTTATTCACGACATCAAACGACTGGTGAGGCATTTGCTAACGAATTTTCACATGAAATACCCGTTTTTACGAATTTAGATACCTTTCTCCAAAGTGGCATTGAAGTGGTATACATTGCGTCACCCAATCGGCTGCACTTCGAACAAGTTAAAGCAGCGCTGAACGCTGGTATTGAGGTCATCGTTGAAAAATCAGCGTTTGACAATGTACAGCAATATGAAGAAATTTATTCTTTGTTGCAACAACACCCAAAACAGCATTTATTTGAAGCTGCACGCCATGTTCATCAAGATAATTTCAAAGCAATTGAGGCGCAGGTCGCAAAAATGCCACATATTTCAGGGGCTACATTGGTCTATGAGAAATATTCTTCACGATTTGATGCCTATTTAGCAGGTGAGGTGCCAAATGTCTTGTCCCCAGAATTTTCGGCAGGGGCGTTGACAGATTTAGGTATTTATCCACTTTATGCGGCCATTAAATTGTTTGGCTTGCCAAAAGAACAATTCTATTTTGCGACAATGTTGACAACTGGTTCTGATGGTCGGGGAACTGTCATCTTAAGATATGATGACTTTGATGTCACATTGATTTTTGGTAAAGGTGCAAATTCATACTTGGCATCAGAAATTTTAGGTTATCGTGATACGATTACAATTGATAATATCGCTGAACTAAATGACATTCAGTATAATGATGGACAAGGAGAAATTGTTCAGTTAGGACAGCATGCACCGGCTAATCCAATGGTTGCTGAAGCTGAAAAATTTGCTGCCATTATGTTGAACCCTGAAGCTAACCAAGTGATTTATGATAAACTAATTCTTTTGAGTCAGCGGGTTAACTTGGTATTGACGAAATTACGACAATCAGCGGGGATTCAATTCCCGACTGATTAA
- a CDS encoding DEAD/DEAH box helicase — translation MDSRFEEHLEQVGFNTLTPIQLAVADDLVTGQSIDALAPTGTGKTLAFTWPILPKIVPGDGEQLLVLAPSQELAMQTTRVMREWASILGLKVLAVTGGANVKRQIDSLKKHPEVLVGTPGRVHELVANGKLKLQRLRTLIVDEADVLLREETADQITDIWQSIADSEIQVALFGATELDAGKAETIFERVFKRIDQRDVTIPVTITHTFMPTANDQKNKRLRQLASRKNFQAIVFFNTTKALKTTASFLAHEHVAMATLVRGDSSSTRATALANFRNGKAKFLLTTDVAARGLDIQDLPAVLNFDVARDGETYTHRAGRTGRMGHQGVVVTFGNDHDLRDLKRQIQVDIQVITLSELLGQVGPAEQSQNASKERHSKAINQKQATDVKQSVKSEKTLSRQKTSVHSKPTLKGHVSPKKDDDEISPRQARLAKQKKAKRRHQKDKGKPRRKE, via the coding sequence ATGGATTCAAGATTTGAAGAACATCTCGAACAAGTTGGCTTTAACACACTAACGCCGATTCAACTAGCTGTCGCAGATGATTTGGTGACAGGACAGTCGATAGATGCGCTTGCACCAACTGGTACTGGAAAAACATTGGCATTTACGTGGCCAATCCTCCCCAAAATTGTACCGGGTGATGGGGAACAATTATTAGTTTTAGCGCCATCACAGGAATTAGCGATGCAAACGACACGTGTAATGCGGGAATGGGCATCAATTTTAGGCTTGAAAGTCTTAGCAGTTACCGGTGGTGCCAATGTCAAACGTCAAATTGATAGTTTGAAAAAACATCCCGAGGTACTGGTTGGAACGCCTGGTCGAGTTCATGAATTAGTGGCTAATGGTAAATTAAAGCTACAACGTTTACGGACGCTAATTGTTGATGAAGCTGATGTCTTATTACGAGAAGAAACGGCTGATCAGATTACGGACATTTGGCAATCAATCGCGGATAGTGAGATTCAGGTTGCCTTGTTTGGTGCAACTGAATTAGATGCTGGCAAGGCTGAAACAATTTTTGAACGTGTGTTTAAGCGCATTGACCAACGAGATGTCACGATACCGGTCACGATTACACATACATTTATGCCAACTGCCAATGATCAAAAAAATAAACGTTTACGACAACTAGCCAGTCGGAAAAATTTTCAAGCTATTGTTTTCTTCAATACAACTAAGGCTTTGAAAACGACGGCTAGCTTCTTGGCACATGAACATGTTGCAATGGCTACATTAGTTCGTGGCGATTCGAGTTCCACCCGGGCAACCGCACTCGCTAATTTTAGGAATGGCAAAGCTAAGTTTCTATTAACAACGGACGTGGCTGCACGTGGTTTGGATATTCAAGATTTACCAGCGGTACTTAATTTTGATGTGGCTCGAGATGGTGAAACGTATACGCATCGTGCTGGACGAACTGGCCGAATGGGGCATCAAGGTGTGGTTGTCACTTTTGGAAACGATCACGATTTGCGTGATTTAAAGCGTCAGATTCAGGTTGATATTCAGGTCATAACGCTTTCGGAGTTACTAGGGCAAGTTGGTCCGGCTGAGCAATCACAAAATGCGTCAAAAGAACGGCATTCAAAGGCGATAAATCAAAAACAAGCTACTGACGTGAAACAAAGCGTTAAATCAGAGAAGACGTTATCGCGTCAAAAAACGAGTGTTCATTCTAAACCCACATTAAAAGGACATGTTTCGCCAAAAAAGGATGACGATGAAATTTCGCCACGGCAAGCTCGTTTAGCAAAGCAAAAAAAGGCAAAACGTAGGCATCAAAAAGATAAAGGTAAGCCACGGCGAAAAGAATAG
- a CDS encoding bifunctional 5,10-methylenetetrahydrofolate dehydrogenase/5,10-methenyltetrahydrofolate cyclohydrolase, whose amino-acid sequence MAEIIDGKAIAQLVRQKLAEQVEVLKTKSIVPGLTVIIVGDDPASQIYVRNKERAAQKVGIAHQTIRLAADVTEASLLTIIKKLNQDDQVDAILVQSPLPNHLNEQLVQETISPEKDVDGFNPINIGKLYANRHEYYPVANTPKGVMTLLMAHHVPLRGKLAVVVGRSILVGKPMLSLLEAANASVALLHRYTPDDLRRSLLKQADIVIVGTGIPGLVVGDDLKSGATVIDVGINRLSDGQLVGDVDFASAQAVAGAITPVPGGVGPMTIATLLQTTVELAAQHHQIELADKWQII is encoded by the coding sequence ATGGCAGAAATTATTGATGGTAAAGCAATCGCACAGCTTGTTCGACAAAAATTGGCAGAGCAAGTCGAGGTGTTAAAAACAAAAAGTATCGTTCCGGGCTTGACTGTAATTATCGTTGGCGATGATCCAGCAAGTCAAATCTATGTACGAAATAAAGAACGTGCAGCGCAAAAAGTCGGGATCGCCCATCAAACAATTCGTTTGGCCGCAGATGTAACTGAAGCGTCGCTTTTGACAATTATTAAAAAATTAAATCAGGACGATCAAGTAGATGCGATTTTAGTTCAAAGTCCATTACCAAATCATCTCAATGAGCAGCTTGTTCAAGAGACAATTAGTCCAGAAAAGGATGTTGATGGTTTTAATCCAATTAATATCGGTAAATTGTATGCGAACCGACACGAGTATTATCCAGTTGCGAACACACCAAAGGGTGTTATGACTTTATTAATGGCTCATCATGTACCATTACGAGGAAAGTTGGCGGTTGTTGTTGGCCGATCGATTTTGGTAGGGAAACCAATGCTATCGTTACTTGAAGCCGCTAATGCAAGTGTAGCGCTATTACATCGATATACACCAGACGATTTACGTCGTTCACTTTTGAAGCAGGCTGATATTGTCATTGTTGGAACCGGTATCCCCGGACTTGTAGTAGGTGACGATTTAAAATCAGGGGCGACAGTGATTGACGTTGGTATTAATCGGTTATCTGATGGGCAATTGGTTGGTGATGTCGACTTTGCTTCTGCACAAGCGGTTGCTGGTGCAATTACACCGGTTCCTGGGGGCGTTGGCCCCATGACGATTGCTACCTTATTACAAACCACGGTTGAGTTAGCTGCACAGCATCATCAAATAGAATTGGCGGACAAATGGCAGATTATTTAA
- a CDS encoding valine--tRNA ligase → MREIDMPGKYNAEAVEAGRYDKWVNEKRFTPSGDDKARPYAIVIPPPNVTGKLHLGHAWDTTLQDMIIRQKRMQGFDTVWVPGMDHAGIATQAKVEQRLAEQGISRYDLGREKFVDQVWDWKNEYAATIKAQWGKLGLSLDYDRERFTLDEGLSDAVKKVFVTLYNKQLIYRGEYIINWDPKARTALSDIEVVYKDVQGAFYHVKYPFTDETTLDGKDYIEIATTRPETMFGDVAVAVNPKDERYQSIIGKTVRVPLVDREIPVIADDYVEMDFGTGMVKITPAHDPNDFEVGNRHQLERINTMNEDGTMNERAGRYVGMDRDEARKTIATDLQTDGWMLKVVPYTHSVGHSERTGVPVEARLSTQWFVKMKPLAEQALAMQQSDDRVDFYPPRFENTFTSWMENIHDWVISRQLWWGHQIPAWYHKQTGELYVGENAPTDIENWEQETDVLDTWFSSALWPFSTMGWPDTDAPDFKRYFPTNTLVTGYDIIFFWVARMMFQSKEFTGRRPFQNVLIHGLIRDEEGRKMSKSLGNGIDPMDVIEKYGADALRWFLATGSTPGLDVRFSYTKMDAAWNFINKIWNASRYVIMNLDETTEAILPAREEMALADKWILTRLNSTVASVTKNFDKFEFGEAGRALYNFIWNDFADWYIEMTKETLNGSDEQAKRRVQAVLAYVLDQTLRLLHPIMPFVTEAIWLEMPHEGDSLTSAAYPTVQAELDDSTAESDFQSLVDLITAVRTIRTEANAPMSTEIDVLIQTSDQNLTRIFESNVDYINRFVKPKQLTIAPEVSVPRLAMTQVISGAEIFVPLAELINLEDEINRLQGEVKKFQGEVKRAEGKLGNEKFVQSAPESVVAAEREKLADWQTKLAATQTRLTELNAAK, encoded by the coding sequence ATGCGTGAAATTGATATGCCTGGAAAATATAACGCTGAGGCAGTTGAAGCTGGTCGGTATGATAAGTGGGTGAACGAAAAACGTTTTACGCCTTCTGGCGATGATAAGGCTCGGCCATATGCGATTGTGATTCCACCGCCTAATGTGACAGGTAAGTTGCACTTGGGACATGCCTGGGATACAACGTTGCAAGATATGATTATTCGTCAAAAACGGATGCAAGGGTTTGATACTGTATGGGTGCCAGGAATGGACCATGCGGGGATTGCCACGCAAGCAAAAGTGGAGCAACGTTTAGCTGAACAAGGTATTTCGCGTTATGACTTAGGGCGTGAAAAGTTTGTGGATCAGGTTTGGGATTGGAAAAACGAATATGCTGCAACAATTAAAGCTCAGTGGGGTAAGTTAGGCCTTTCTTTAGATTATGATCGGGAACGATTCACGTTGGATGAGGGACTGTCTGATGCTGTCAAAAAGGTCTTTGTGACTCTTTACAATAAACAATTAATTTATCGTGGTGAGTATATTATTAATTGGGATCCTAAGGCACGAACGGCTTTGTCAGATATTGAAGTGGTATACAAAGATGTACAAGGTGCTTTCTATCATGTGAAGTATCCATTTACTGACGAAACAACGTTAGATGGTAAAGATTATATTGAAATTGCAACGACCCGTCCTGAAACAATGTTTGGTGATGTAGCGGTAGCAGTTAATCCTAAAGATGAACGTTATCAATCTATTATTGGGAAAACAGTGAGGGTACCATTAGTTGATCGTGAAATTCCAGTTATCGCTGATGACTATGTTGAAATGGATTTTGGAACAGGTATGGTTAAAATTACGCCTGCTCATGATCCAAATGATTTTGAAGTCGGCAATCGCCACCAGTTAGAACGAATTAATACGATGAATGAAGACGGTACGATGAATGAACGTGCTGGCCGGTATGTGGGGATGGACCGTGATGAGGCCCGAAAGACAATCGCGACTGACTTACAGACAGATGGTTGGATGCTTAAGGTAGTGCCTTATACGCACTCAGTTGGTCATTCAGAACGGACTGGTGTGCCAGTCGAAGCACGCTTATCAACGCAATGGTTTGTTAAGATGAAACCTTTAGCTGAACAAGCGTTGGCTATGCAACAATCTGATGATCGGGTTGATTTCTATCCACCACGTTTTGAAAATACATTTACATCATGGATGGAAAACATTCATGATTGGGTGATTTCACGACAATTATGGTGGGGACATCAGATTCCAGCGTGGTATCACAAACAAACGGGCGAATTGTATGTTGGTGAGAACGCGCCAACTGATATTGAAAATTGGGAACAAGAAACTGATGTGTTAGACACATGGTTCTCATCAGCACTTTGGCCATTTTCAACGATGGGCTGGCCTGACACGGATGCCCCTGATTTTAAACGCTACTTCCCAACAAACACGTTAGTGACTGGCTATGATATTATCTTCTTCTGGGTGGCTCGGATGATGTTCCAATCAAAAGAATTTACTGGACGTCGACCATTCCAAAATGTGTTGATTCACGGTTTGATTCGTGATGAAGAAGGACGTAAGATGTCGAAATCATTGGGGAATGGGATTGATCCAATGGATGTGATTGAGAAGTATGGCGCTGATGCGTTACGTTGGTTCTTGGCTACTGGGTCAACGCCTGGATTGGACGTACGTTTCTCATACACAAAAATGGATGCTGCGTGGAATTTCATTAATAAAATCTGGAACGCGTCACGCTATGTCATCATGAACTTAGATGAAACAACCGAAGCTATTTTGCCAGCACGTGAAGAGATGGCGTTAGCTGATAAGTGGATTTTGACTCGTTTGAATTCAACGGTTGCATCGGTTACGAAGAATTTCGATAAGTTCGAGTTTGGTGAGGCAGGCCGTGCGTTGTACAACTTTATCTGGAATGATTTTGCTGATTGGTATATTGAAATGACCAAGGAAACGCTAAATGGCTCTGATGAACAAGCAAAGCGCCGTGTTCAAGCTGTTTTGGCTTATGTATTAGACCAAACATTACGTCTATTGCATCCAATTATGCCATTCGTAACAGAAGCAATCTGGCTTGAAATGCCACATGAAGGTGATTCTCTAACTAGCGCAGCCTATCCAACGGTTCAAGCTGAATTGGATGACTCGACGGCAGAGTCTGATTTCCAGAGCCTTGTGGACTTGATTACTGCAGTTCGAACGATACGTACTGAAGCGAATGCACCGATGTCAACTGAGATTGATGTCTTGATTCAGACAAGCGATCAAAACTTAACACGTATTTTTGAAAGCAACGTTGATTACATCAATCGGTTTGTTAAGCCTAAGCAATTAACAATTGCACCAGAGGTATCCGTACCACGCTTAGCCATGACACAGGTTATTTCTGGAGCTGAAATTTTTGTGCCGCTTGCTGAATTAATTAATCTCGAGGATGAAATTAATCGCTTACAAGGTGAAGTTAAAAAATTCCAAGGTGAAGTTAAGCGGGCTGAGGGTAAACTAGGAAATGAAAAATTTGTTCAATCTGCACCAGAGTCGGTTGTTGCCGCCGAGCGTGAGAAGTTGGCTGATTGGCAGACAAAATTAGCTGCAACTCAAACACGACTCACTGAATTAAACGCTGCGAAGTAG